From a region of the Nomascus leucogenys isolate Asia unplaced genomic scaffold, Asia_NLE_v1 Super-Scaffold_285, whole genome shotgun sequence genome:
- the IGFBP4 gene encoding insulin-like growth factor-binding protein 4, translating to MLPLCLVAALLLAAGPGPSLGDEAIHCPPCSEEKLARCRPPVGCEELVREPGCGCCATCALGLGMPCGVYTPRCGSGLRCYPPRGVEKPLHTLMHGQGVCMELAEIEAIQESLQPSDKDEGDHPNNSFSPCSAHDRRCLQKHFAKIRDRSTSGGKMKVNGAPREDARPVPQGSCQSELHRALERLAASQSRTHEDLYIIPIPNCDRNGNFHPKQCHPALDGQRGKCWCVDRKTGVKLPGGLEPKGELDCHQLADSFRE from the exons ATGCTGCCCCTCTGCCTCGTGGCCGCCCTGCTGCTGGCCGCCGGGCCCGGGCCGAGCCTGGGCGACGAAGCCATCCACTGCCCGCCCTGCTCCGAGGAGAAGCTGGCGCGCTGCCGCCCCCCCGTGGGCTGCGAGGAGCTGGTGCGAGAGCCCGGCTGCGGCTGTTGCGCCACTTGCGCCCTGGGCTTGGGGATGCCCTGCGGGGTGTACACCCCACGTTGCGGCTCGGGCCTGCGCTGCTACCCGCCCCGGGGGGTGGAGAAGCCCCTGCACACACTGATGCACGGGCAAGGCGTGTGCATGGAGCTGgcggagatcgaggccatccagGAAAGCCTGCAGCCCTCTG ACAAGGATGAGGGCGACCACCCCAACAACAGCTTCAGCCCCTGTAGCGCCCATGACCGCAGGTGCCTGCAGAAGCACTTTGCCAAAATTCGAGACCGGAGCACCAGTGGGGGCAAGATGAAGGTCAATGGGGCGCCCCGGGAGGATGCCCGGCCTGTG ccccagggcTCCTGCCAGAGCGAGCTGCACCGGGCCCTGGAGCGGCTGGCCGCTTCACAGAGCCGCACCCACGAGGACCTCTACATCATCCCCATCCCCAACTGCGACCGCAACGGCAACTTCCACCCCAAGCAG TGTCACCCAGCTCTGGATGGGCAGCGTGGCAAGTGCTGGTGTGTGGACCGGAAGACGGGGGTGAAGCTTCCGGGGGGCCTGGAGCCAAAGGGGGAGCTGGACTGCCACCAGCTGGCTGACAGCTTTCGAGAGTGA